The following coding sequences are from one Haliotis asinina isolate JCU_RB_2024 chromosome 3, JCU_Hal_asi_v2, whole genome shotgun sequence window:
- the LOC137276999 gene encoding ileal sodium/bile acid cotransporter-like, translating into MTNLTSCNTTDPFNVTSTEDTSPLKVATTVAMTTCLIAIMLGVGACIQLKELWAHLRRPYGILIGAASQFIVLPLTAFGLGHALQLPPKQAIGMLIMSCCPGGSTSNMFTLWIDGDVPLSLSMTTVNTVLSTGFLPLNLLIYCRSWTDKKAVIPYVSLAQGIALMLIPAVVGIAVRHWKPKVAMYMIKIGSIAGALSVVVIITLTSLLYPYMYNSSWKIYFAVAILPLISFGLGYISAFIARLPHFKCRTIALETGIQNFPFCMTLLTLTFSKSEMGELSLYPLLFGVFIITESVLVTAVYKAGVIIYRRMSKPDGFTSVQQKDETC; encoded by the exons ATGACCAATCTAACGTCATGCAATACAACTGACCCGTTCAACGTGACCTCCACAGAGGACACCAGTCCGCTGAAGGTGGCAACAACAG TGGCAATGACAACGTGCCTTATCGCCATAATGCTGGGCGTCGGTGCCTGCATCCAGCTGAAGGAACTGTGGGCTCATCTGAGACGCCCATACGGCATCCTCATTGGGGCGGCGTCACAATTCATCGTGCTGCCTCTGACGGCGTTCGGCCTGGGTCATGCCCTGCAGCTGCCTCCCAAGCAGGCGATAGGGATGCTGATCATGAGCTGTTGTCCGGGTGGATCCACCTCTAATATGTTCACGTTGTGGATTGATGGAGACGTGCCGCTGAG CCTATCTATGACCACTGTGAACACGGTATTGTCGACTGGATTTCTGCCCCTCAATCTACTCATCTACTGCCGCTCTTGGACAGACAAGAAAGCCGTTATACCTTATGTCAGTCTGGCACAAGGAATAGCTCTGATGCTGATTCCGGCAGTTGTCGGTATAGCAGTGCGTCACTGGAAGCCAAAGGTTGCCATGTACATGATAAAA ATTGGCAGTATTGCAGGAGCATTATCCGTGGTGGTGATCATTACACTGACCAGTCTGCTCTACCCGTATATGTACAACTCGTCCTGGAAGATCTACTTTGCAGTTGCCATCCTCCCATTAATCAGTTTTGGGCTCGGATACATCTCTGCATTTATCGCCAGATTGCCACATTTCAAGTGCCGAACCATTGCATTAGAGACAGGGATACAAAACTTCCCTTTCTGTATGACCttgctgaccttgaccttcagcaAATCAGAAATGGGCGAACTGTCCTTGTATCCTTTGTTATTTGGCGTCTTTATAATTACCGAGTCGGTTCTAGTGACAGCTGTGTACAAGGCTGGAGTCATCATTTACAGAAGGATGTCAAAGCCAGACGGGTTTACGTCTGTACAACAGAAGGATGAGACTTGTTAA